A region from the Acyrthosiphon pisum isolate AL4f chromosome A1, pea_aphid_22Mar2018_4r6ur, whole genome shotgun sequence genome encodes:
- the LOC100160162 gene encoding echinoderm microtubule-associated protein-like 2 isoform X1 — protein sequence MPSDNKSNSKPTAADSKSGSKPTTPENKSTTKMPTVDNKSSSKPTTPVNKTNSKTTAVNNNTRDATYNEEEGSVRMFLRGRPINLYAPTAEIASYDITKVATAPSSKLKLDWVYGYRGKDCRSNLYLLPTGEMVYFVASVAVLYNVEEQSQRHYLGHTDDIKCLAIHPNKLLVATGQTAGHDGREGKPHIRVWNSVSLATVVVLGLGEFERSISCLSFSKADGGSLLCAIDEGNDHNISVWDWQKNEKGHKITETKASMDTVVAAEFHPLERNQIVTCGKGHISFWTLDAGGTLYKRNGIFETTRDRPKYVTCLAFTQNGDILSGDSNGSVVIWGRGTNNIIKVARNVHEGSVFSICVLKEGSIITGGGKDGKLIQFDSSMHPTGYEAQVAEHLGGIRTVSEGRGSQLLVGSTRNCILIGSLSMGFSPAVLGHTDELWALCPHPTLAQFLTAGFDRIVQLWDSLSRSVVWSKDIAEQAQSAAFSSDGRIIIVGCVSGKWIVMNSETREIYSTHVDGNEPIQVAKFSPDGQLLALGSRDNYIYIYQVTDGARHYTRLGRCTCWEDKRRRRCSTGAIVDKMLGHSSFITHLDWSKDNEHLRSNSGDYELLYWKVKVCRQVTHSTQLRDTAWASNSCVLTFSSIGIWPEGADGTDVNACERSNGSKLMATGDDFGKVKLYSYPVKQPKSLCHVYGGHSSHVTNVTFLHDDSRLISIGGKDTSVLQWEII from the exons atgcctTCCGATAACAAGAGTAACAGCAAGCCTACGGCTGCAGACAGTAAGAGTGGTAGTAAACCGACGACTCCGGAAAATAAGAGTACTACTAAAATGCCGACCGTGGACAATAAAAGTAGTAGTAAGCCGACGACTCCGGTTAATAAGACTAATAGTAAGACGACGGCTGTAAACAACAA CACACGTGACGCTACGTACAATGAAGAGGAGGGTAGCGTACGGATGTTCCTGCGCGGACGTCCCATCAACCTGTATGCGCCGACTGCCGAGATCGCGTCCTACGACATCACCAAAGTGGCCACCGCTCCTTCGTCCAAGTTGAAACTCGATTGGGT TTATGGGTACAGAGGGAAAGACTGCCGTTCCAACTTATACCTGTTACCCACCGGCGAAATGGTATACTTCGTGGCCTCTGTGGCCGTGCTGTACAACGTCGAAGAACAAAGCCAAAGACACTATTTGGGACACACAGACGACATCAAATG TTTGGCCATTCACCCCAACAAGCTTTTGGTGGCTACTGGCCAGACCGCCGGACACGACGGACGTGAGGGAAAA CCTCACATCCGAGTGTGGAATTCGGTCAGCTTGGCAACGGTGGTCGTGCTGGGATTGGGCGAGTTCGAACGGTCCATCAGCTGTCTGTCGTTTTCCAAAGCG GACGGCGGCAGCCTCTTGTGCGCCATCGACGAGGGAAACGATCACAACATATCCGTGTGGGACTGGCAGAAGAACGAAAAGGGTCACAAGATCACGGAGACCAAG GCGTCTATGGACACCGTGGTGGCTGCGGAATTCCACCCACTGGAGCGAAACCAGATCGTCACCTGTGGAAAGGGCCACATCAGTTTCTGGACACTGGACGCCGGAGGTACCCTGTACAAGCGCAACGGAATATTCGAGACCACCCGCGACCGTCCCAAGTACGTGACGTGCTTGGCTTTCACTCAGAACGGAGACATCTTGTCCGGAGACTCGAATGGATCCGTAGTCATATGGGGACGCG GcacaaataatatcattaaagtcGCCCGAAACGTGCACGAAGGATCAGTGTTTTCCATCTGTGTGTTGAAAGAGGGCAGCATTATAACTGGAGGTGGGAAAGACGGTAAACTGATCCAGTTTGACTCTTCGATGCATCCTACTGGATATGAAGCACAA GTTGCTGAACACTTGGGTGGTATTCGTACAGTATCTGAAGGTCGTGGATCTCAATTGCTAGTTGGATCTACCCGCAACTGCATTTTGATTGGTTCTTTGTCAATGGGCTTCAGCCCTGCTGTCCTGGGCCACACCGATGAACTCTGGGCGTTATGTCCTCATCCCACATTAGCTCAATTTCTCACAGCCGGATTCGATCGCATTGTCCAGCTTTGGGATTCGTTATCTCGCTCTGTCGTATGGAGTAAAGACATTGCA gaacaAGCACAGTCGGCTGCATTCTCTAGCGATGGTCGAATAATCATTGTTGGTTGTGTATCTGGAAAATGGATTGTCATGAATTCAGAAACACGAGAAATTTATTCGACTCACGTTGACGGAAACGAACCAATACAG GTTGCAAAATTCTCGCCAGACGGCCAACTACTTGCTCTTGGTTCCAGGGACAATTATATCTACATATATCAGGTCACAGATGGTGCCAGACATTACACTCGTTTAGGACGTTGCACT TGTTGGGAAGATAAACGTCGCAGAAGATGTAGTACCGGCGCTATTGTTGACAAGATGTTG ggCCATTCAAGCTTTATCACTCATTTGGATTGGTCAAAGGATAACGAGCACCTGCGCAGTAACTCTGGAGACTACGAgttgttatatt GGAAAGTGAAAGTTTGTCGTCAAGTCACTCACAGTACTCAACTTAGGGACACTGCATGGGCATCCAACTCTTGCGTCTTGACATTCTCCTCCATTGGAATATGGCCTGAAGGTGCTGATGGCACTGATGTTAACGCATGCGAACGATCAAACGGATCCAAGTTGATGGCTACAGGAGATGACTTTGGTAAAGTGAAACTGTATTCATACCCGGTCAAACAACCTAAG TCGCTATGCCACGTGTATGGAGGCCACAGCAGTCATGTGACAAATGTGACTTTCTTGCACGACGACTCCAGACTGATATCGATTGGTGGCAAAGACACCAGCGTCCTACAATGGGAAATCATATAA
- the LOC100160162 gene encoding echinoderm microtubule-associated protein-like 2 isoform X2 — protein MPSDNKSNSKPTAADSKSGSKPTTPENKSTTKMPTVDNKSSSKPTTPVNKTNSKTTAVNNNTRDATYNEEEGSVRMFLRGRPINLYAPTAEIASYDITKVATAPSSKLKLDWVYGYRGKDCRSNLYLLPTGEMVYFVASVAVLYNVEEQSQRHYLGHTDDIKCLAIHPNKLLVATGQTAGHDGREGKPHIRVWNSVSLATVVVLGLGEFERSISCLSFSKADGGSLLCAIDEGNDHNISVWDWQKNEKGHKITETKASMDTVVAAEFHPLERNQIVTCGKGHISFWTLDAGGTLYKRNGIFETTRDRPKYVTCLAFTQNGDILSGDSNGSVVIWGRGTNNIIKVARNVHEGSVFSICVLKEGSIITGGGKDGKLIQFDSSMHPTGYEAQVAEHLGGIRTVSEGRGSQLLVGSTRNCILIGSLSMGFSPAVLGHTDELWALCPHPTLAQFLTAGFDRIVQLWDSLSRSVVWSKDIAEQAQSAAFSSDGRIIIVGCVSGKWIVMNSETREIYSTHVDGNEPIQVAKFSPDGQLLALGSRDNYIYIYQVTDGARHYTRLGRCTGHSSFITHLDWSKDNEHLRSNSGDYELLYWKVKVCRQVTHSTQLRDTAWASNSCVLTFSSIGIWPEGADGTDVNACERSNGSKLMATGDDFGKVKLYSYPVKQPKSLCHVYGGHSSHVTNVTFLHDDSRLISIGGKDTSVLQWEII, from the exons atgcctTCCGATAACAAGAGTAACAGCAAGCCTACGGCTGCAGACAGTAAGAGTGGTAGTAAACCGACGACTCCGGAAAATAAGAGTACTACTAAAATGCCGACCGTGGACAATAAAAGTAGTAGTAAGCCGACGACTCCGGTTAATAAGACTAATAGTAAGACGACGGCTGTAAACAACAA CACACGTGACGCTACGTACAATGAAGAGGAGGGTAGCGTACGGATGTTCCTGCGCGGACGTCCCATCAACCTGTATGCGCCGACTGCCGAGATCGCGTCCTACGACATCACCAAAGTGGCCACCGCTCCTTCGTCCAAGTTGAAACTCGATTGGGT TTATGGGTACAGAGGGAAAGACTGCCGTTCCAACTTATACCTGTTACCCACCGGCGAAATGGTATACTTCGTGGCCTCTGTGGCCGTGCTGTACAACGTCGAAGAACAAAGCCAAAGACACTATTTGGGACACACAGACGACATCAAATG TTTGGCCATTCACCCCAACAAGCTTTTGGTGGCTACTGGCCAGACCGCCGGACACGACGGACGTGAGGGAAAA CCTCACATCCGAGTGTGGAATTCGGTCAGCTTGGCAACGGTGGTCGTGCTGGGATTGGGCGAGTTCGAACGGTCCATCAGCTGTCTGTCGTTTTCCAAAGCG GACGGCGGCAGCCTCTTGTGCGCCATCGACGAGGGAAACGATCACAACATATCCGTGTGGGACTGGCAGAAGAACGAAAAGGGTCACAAGATCACGGAGACCAAG GCGTCTATGGACACCGTGGTGGCTGCGGAATTCCACCCACTGGAGCGAAACCAGATCGTCACCTGTGGAAAGGGCCACATCAGTTTCTGGACACTGGACGCCGGAGGTACCCTGTACAAGCGCAACGGAATATTCGAGACCACCCGCGACCGTCCCAAGTACGTGACGTGCTTGGCTTTCACTCAGAACGGAGACATCTTGTCCGGAGACTCGAATGGATCCGTAGTCATATGGGGACGCG GcacaaataatatcattaaagtcGCCCGAAACGTGCACGAAGGATCAGTGTTTTCCATCTGTGTGTTGAAAGAGGGCAGCATTATAACTGGAGGTGGGAAAGACGGTAAACTGATCCAGTTTGACTCTTCGATGCATCCTACTGGATATGAAGCACAA GTTGCTGAACACTTGGGTGGTATTCGTACAGTATCTGAAGGTCGTGGATCTCAATTGCTAGTTGGATCTACCCGCAACTGCATTTTGATTGGTTCTTTGTCAATGGGCTTCAGCCCTGCTGTCCTGGGCCACACCGATGAACTCTGGGCGTTATGTCCTCATCCCACATTAGCTCAATTTCTCACAGCCGGATTCGATCGCATTGTCCAGCTTTGGGATTCGTTATCTCGCTCTGTCGTATGGAGTAAAGACATTGCA gaacaAGCACAGTCGGCTGCATTCTCTAGCGATGGTCGAATAATCATTGTTGGTTGTGTATCTGGAAAATGGATTGTCATGAATTCAGAAACACGAGAAATTTATTCGACTCACGTTGACGGAAACGAACCAATACAG GTTGCAAAATTCTCGCCAGACGGCCAACTACTTGCTCTTGGTTCCAGGGACAATTATATCTACATATATCAGGTCACAGATGGTGCCAGACATTACACTCGTTTAGGACGTTGCACT ggCCATTCAAGCTTTATCACTCATTTGGATTGGTCAAAGGATAACGAGCACCTGCGCAGTAACTCTGGAGACTACGAgttgttatatt GGAAAGTGAAAGTTTGTCGTCAAGTCACTCACAGTACTCAACTTAGGGACACTGCATGGGCATCCAACTCTTGCGTCTTGACATTCTCCTCCATTGGAATATGGCCTGAAGGTGCTGATGGCACTGATGTTAACGCATGCGAACGATCAAACGGATCCAAGTTGATGGCTACAGGAGATGACTTTGGTAAAGTGAAACTGTATTCATACCCGGTCAAACAACCTAAG TCGCTATGCCACGTGTATGGAGGCCACAGCAGTCATGTGACAAATGTGACTTTCTTGCACGACGACTCCAGACTGATATCGATTGGTGGCAAAGACACCAGCGTCCTACAATGGGAAATCATATAA
- the LOC100160162 gene encoding echinoderm microtubule-associated protein-like 2 isoform X3 produces the protein MPLHRTDAKSTRDATYNEEEGSVRMFLRGRPINLYAPTAEIASYDITKVATAPSSKLKLDWVYGYRGKDCRSNLYLLPTGEMVYFVASVAVLYNVEEQSQRHYLGHTDDIKCLAIHPNKLLVATGQTAGHDGREGKPHIRVWNSVSLATVVVLGLGEFERSISCLSFSKADGGSLLCAIDEGNDHNISVWDWQKNEKGHKITETKASMDTVVAAEFHPLERNQIVTCGKGHISFWTLDAGGTLYKRNGIFETTRDRPKYVTCLAFTQNGDILSGDSNGSVVIWGRGTNNIIKVARNVHEGSVFSICVLKEGSIITGGGKDGKLIQFDSSMHPTGYEAQVAEHLGGIRTVSEGRGSQLLVGSTRNCILIGSLSMGFSPAVLGHTDELWALCPHPTLAQFLTAGFDRIVQLWDSLSRSVVWSKDIAEQAQSAAFSSDGRIIIVGCVSGKWIVMNSETREIYSTHVDGNEPIQVAKFSPDGQLLALGSRDNYIYIYQVTDGARHYTRLGRCTCWEDKRRRRCSTGAIVDKMLGHSSFITHLDWSKDNEHLRSNSGDYELLYWKVKVCRQVTHSTQLRDTAWASNSCVLTFSSIGIWPEGADGTDVNACERSNGSKLMATGDDFGKVKLYSYPVKQPKSLCHVYGGHSSHVTNVTFLHDDSRLISIGGKDTSVLQWEII, from the exons ATGCCACTCCACCGTACTGATGCCAAAag CACACGTGACGCTACGTACAATGAAGAGGAGGGTAGCGTACGGATGTTCCTGCGCGGACGTCCCATCAACCTGTATGCGCCGACTGCCGAGATCGCGTCCTACGACATCACCAAAGTGGCCACCGCTCCTTCGTCCAAGTTGAAACTCGATTGGGT TTATGGGTACAGAGGGAAAGACTGCCGTTCCAACTTATACCTGTTACCCACCGGCGAAATGGTATACTTCGTGGCCTCTGTGGCCGTGCTGTACAACGTCGAAGAACAAAGCCAAAGACACTATTTGGGACACACAGACGACATCAAATG TTTGGCCATTCACCCCAACAAGCTTTTGGTGGCTACTGGCCAGACCGCCGGACACGACGGACGTGAGGGAAAA CCTCACATCCGAGTGTGGAATTCGGTCAGCTTGGCAACGGTGGTCGTGCTGGGATTGGGCGAGTTCGAACGGTCCATCAGCTGTCTGTCGTTTTCCAAAGCG GACGGCGGCAGCCTCTTGTGCGCCATCGACGAGGGAAACGATCACAACATATCCGTGTGGGACTGGCAGAAGAACGAAAAGGGTCACAAGATCACGGAGACCAAG GCGTCTATGGACACCGTGGTGGCTGCGGAATTCCACCCACTGGAGCGAAACCAGATCGTCACCTGTGGAAAGGGCCACATCAGTTTCTGGACACTGGACGCCGGAGGTACCCTGTACAAGCGCAACGGAATATTCGAGACCACCCGCGACCGTCCCAAGTACGTGACGTGCTTGGCTTTCACTCAGAACGGAGACATCTTGTCCGGAGACTCGAATGGATCCGTAGTCATATGGGGACGCG GcacaaataatatcattaaagtcGCCCGAAACGTGCACGAAGGATCAGTGTTTTCCATCTGTGTGTTGAAAGAGGGCAGCATTATAACTGGAGGTGGGAAAGACGGTAAACTGATCCAGTTTGACTCTTCGATGCATCCTACTGGATATGAAGCACAA GTTGCTGAACACTTGGGTGGTATTCGTACAGTATCTGAAGGTCGTGGATCTCAATTGCTAGTTGGATCTACCCGCAACTGCATTTTGATTGGTTCTTTGTCAATGGGCTTCAGCCCTGCTGTCCTGGGCCACACCGATGAACTCTGGGCGTTATGTCCTCATCCCACATTAGCTCAATTTCTCACAGCCGGATTCGATCGCATTGTCCAGCTTTGGGATTCGTTATCTCGCTCTGTCGTATGGAGTAAAGACATTGCA gaacaAGCACAGTCGGCTGCATTCTCTAGCGATGGTCGAATAATCATTGTTGGTTGTGTATCTGGAAAATGGATTGTCATGAATTCAGAAACACGAGAAATTTATTCGACTCACGTTGACGGAAACGAACCAATACAG GTTGCAAAATTCTCGCCAGACGGCCAACTACTTGCTCTTGGTTCCAGGGACAATTATATCTACATATATCAGGTCACAGATGGTGCCAGACATTACACTCGTTTAGGACGTTGCACT TGTTGGGAAGATAAACGTCGCAGAAGATGTAGTACCGGCGCTATTGTTGACAAGATGTTG ggCCATTCAAGCTTTATCACTCATTTGGATTGGTCAAAGGATAACGAGCACCTGCGCAGTAACTCTGGAGACTACGAgttgttatatt GGAAAGTGAAAGTTTGTCGTCAAGTCACTCACAGTACTCAACTTAGGGACACTGCATGGGCATCCAACTCTTGCGTCTTGACATTCTCCTCCATTGGAATATGGCCTGAAGGTGCTGATGGCACTGATGTTAACGCATGCGAACGATCAAACGGATCCAAGTTGATGGCTACAGGAGATGACTTTGGTAAAGTGAAACTGTATTCATACCCGGTCAAACAACCTAAG TCGCTATGCCACGTGTATGGAGGCCACAGCAGTCATGTGACAAATGTGACTTTCTTGCACGACGACTCCAGACTGATATCGATTGGTGGCAAAGACACCAGCGTCCTACAATGGGAAATCATATAA
- the LOC103309617 gene encoding wee1-like protein kinase 2: MPKSNYLPTVVMDISVGSLGVFLALFSIVCYFVRIRLVSSRGLPSSTRPRLPVTDDLPPTPTPRLQVADGLSTPRTAAYGPLSTFTPLLVSVTVPRVRQSSGTARIADKLRVSVNPFTPTGIAILKNRNKRLTGSNEDDDDDLRIADPEDHDDCLSLGQYTPPDDKSSGSVHPSVVRRLVDSGKMTNVSIRELQTSRFNEEFRIDEYIAAGSFGVIYKCTNLLDGIPYAIKKIKQTVPRSPEYLVRKEVYANSVFGRHPNLVSYFTAWYERGHIYIQTEFCHGGTLERMIHESDHVFCDNALRRLLWHVCNGLAHIHSKKLAHLDIKSANILVCKTNGSLVFANDLDDEEEEIVDKHIVYKIGDFGHTICVEDVRNIEDGDSRYLPKELLRDDYSQLQKVDVFSTALTVYEAATRKHLPKNGPEWHRLRNGEFSLPQTPFFSTSLEKLLKKMVELDPTNRPSASKVVNILLDRGMAATKDQDEMEALKLSAQFLSPWLIDLKPSRTALSGRSNYIYTDCQL, translated from the coding sequence ATGCCCAAAAGTAACTACTTGCCTACTGTCGTGATGGATATTTCCGTCGGTTCTCTCGGCGTTTTCCTCGCTTTGTTTTCGATCGTTTGTTATTTTGTCAGGATCAGACTGGTCAGCAGCCGCGGTCTGCCCTCGTCCACACGTCCACGGTTGCCGGTCACCGACGATCTGCCTCCGACGCCTACACCGCGGTTGCAGGTCGCCGACGGTCTGTCCACACCGCGGACGGCCGCCTACGGTCCGCTCTCGACGTTCACACCGCTGTTGGTGTCCGTCACCGTTCCGCGAGTTCGCCAGAGTTCCGGAACCGCCAGAATCGCCGACAAGCTTCGAGTATCGGTAAATCCGTTCACGCCGACCGGCATCGCGATACTGAAAAACCGAAATAAACGCTTAACCGGATCgaacgaagacgacgacgacgacctaCGTATCGCCGATCCTGAGGACCATGACGACTGCTTGAGCCTTGGACAGTACACGCCGCCCGACGACAAATCGTCTGGTTCCGTCCATCCGTCCGTCGTCAGACGTCTGGTGGACAGTGGCAAGATGACCAACGTAAGTATACGCGAACTGCAGACGTCACGCTTCAACGAAGAGTTCAGGATAGACGAGTATATTGCCGCAGGTAGTTTTGGAGTCATATACAAGTGCACAAATCTATTAGACGGGATACCATATGcgattaaaaaaatcaaacagaCGGTACCCAGGAGCCCAGAGTATCTGGTCCGGAAGGAGGTGTACGCGAACTCGGTGTTCGGGCGACATCCAAACTTAGTCTCGTACTTCACGGCTTGGTACGAGAGGGGTCACATTTACATTCAAACCGAGTTCTGTCACGGAGGCACCCTGGAACGCATGATCCACGAGTCTGATCATGTTTTTTGTGACAACGCTCTGAGGCGATTGTTGTGGCATGTGTGCAATGGCCTGGCTCACATCCACTCCAAAAAACTCGCTCATTTAGATATAAAATCAGCCAACATATTGGTATGTAAAACTAATGGGTCATTGGTGTTTGCTAATGATCTAGACGATGAAGAAGAAGAAATAGTTGACAAACATATTGTTTACAAGATAGGTGACTTTGGGCATACAATATGTGTCGAAGATGTCCGAAATATTGAAGACGGAGACTCTCGCTACTTACCTAAAGAACTATTACGTGACGATTATTCTCAGTTGCAGAAAGTCGATGTGTTTTCTACTGCTCTTACAGTGTACGAGGCAGCAACTCGTAAACATTTACCTAAAAATGGACCAGAATGGCATCGTTTGAGGAATGGTGAATTTTCGTTACCTCAAACTCCATTTTTCAGTACAAGTCTTGaaaaattgctaaaaaaaatgGTAGAATTGGATCCTACCAATAGACCTAGTGCTTCTAAAGTGGTTAATATTTTGCTCGATAGAGGAATGGCAGCAACAAAAGATCAAGATGAAATGGAAGCGTTAAAATTAAGTGCTCAATTCCTTTCACCTTGGTTAATAGATTTAAAACCGTCAAGAACAGCACTATCAGGTAGAAGTAACTATATTTATACGGACTGTCAGTTATAA